The following coding sequences are from one Devosia yakushimensis window:
- a CDS encoding rhodanese-like domain-containing protein gives MTAHRSPVKPFLRSAFTALSLNALALGMAPAGMALMTVAAQAQTQASIITGQADFEALIAEGAKLIDVRSPTAYAEGHVAGAINLPWQALNVSESDGIRNEFAGDAEFERLLGEAGLSYDDTILIYDTTALPGRAYVAFVYAGFENVHVLDGGIGAWQGGLTKDVPQVAATTFALTRKNDIRVDKDYVAAKVGDAASVIIDGRNLDAYEDGHIPGAQALPASSLLTETAILQSQPVLQRLLDTAGVSPDREVVSYCGSGVAAANNYLALRNLGYENVVLYDASWDEWSRDPRAGQQVSLANYTFEGTPLTGNGPAFLDADAVKALAGDPNVVVVDVRSPSDYAAGHIPGSVNVFWDDTFDGDRVLKPVEELQALYAQAGVTPEKRIVLFTRGGLQLSHSFTVLNLLGFSDIDFFTGKFEGWQNGAFRPAV, from the coding sequence ATGACTGCACACCGTTCCCCCGTCAAACCCTTCCTGCGCTCCGCCTTCACGGCCCTGTCGCTCAATGCCCTGGCTCTTGGCATGGCCCCGGCCGGCATGGCCCTGATGACGGTTGCGGCCCAGGCACAGACGCAGGCCTCCATCATTACCGGCCAGGCGGACTTCGAGGCGCTGATCGCCGAGGGCGCAAAGCTCATCGACGTGCGCTCGCCCACGGCCTATGCCGAAGGCCATGTGGCTGGCGCCATCAACCTGCCCTGGCAGGCGCTCAACGTTTCGGAGAGCGATGGCATCCGCAACGAATTTGCCGGCGACGCTGAATTTGAGCGGCTGCTCGGGGAAGCCGGCCTCAGCTATGACGACACGATCCTGATCTACGACACCACGGCCCTGCCCGGCCGCGCCTATGTCGCCTTTGTCTATGCCGGCTTCGAAAATGTGCATGTGCTCGATGGCGGCATCGGCGCCTGGCAGGGCGGGCTGACCAAGGATGTGCCGCAGGTCGCGGCAACCACATTCGCGCTGACCCGCAAGAACGATATCCGCGTCGACAAGGACTATGTGGCCGCCAAGGTTGGCGATGCCGCGTCGGTCATCATCGATGGCCGCAATCTCGATGCCTATGAGGATGGTCATATCCCGGGGGCGCAGGCGCTGCCGGCGTCGAGCCTTTTGACCGAAACGGCTATTCTACAGTCCCAGCCCGTGCTGCAACGGCTGCTCGATACGGCCGGCGTCAGCCCCGATCGCGAGGTTGTTTCCTATTGCGGCAGCGGCGTTGCGGCGGCCAATAACTATCTGGCGCTGCGCAATCTCGGCTATGAAAATGTCGTGCTTTACGATGCTAGCTGGGACGAATGGAGCCGCGATCCGCGCGCCGGCCAGCAGGTCTCCCTCGCCAATTACACCTTCGAGGGCACGCCGCTGACCGGCAATGGTCCGGCCTTCCTCGATGCCGATGCCGTCAAGGCTTTGGCCGGTGATCCCAATGTCGTCGTGGTCGATGTGCGCTCGCCCTCCGACTATGCCGCCGGGCACATTCCCGGTTCGGTCAATGTCTTCTGGGACGATACTTTCGATGGCGATCGCGTGCTGAAGCCGGTCGAGGAATTGCAGGCGCTTTATGCCCAGGCCGGGGTGACGCCGGAAAAGCGGATCGTGCTCTTCACCCGTGGTGGCCTGCAATTGTCGCACAGTTTCACCGTGCTCAACCTGCTCGGCTTCAGCGATATCGACTTCTTCACCGGCAAGTTCGAAGGCTGGCAGAACGGCGCCTTCCGGCCGGCAGTGTAA
- the pdeM gene encoding ligase-associated DNA damage response endonuclease PdeM, with amino-acid sequence MLRFAGHNFEPLSSGALYWRAEATLLVADLHLEKMSSFARAGQLLPPYDTGLTLARLEADLRRTGAQRLISLGDSFHRADASSLLTNADRMRIDALTDNVECIWLSGNHDPAPHALGGSCRPSLELAGLTLSHEPRRGVSGLISGHLHPAAHIVMAGRSTRRPCFVHDNRLMILPAYGSSTGSINILSPPFIGLLHWPALEVTMLGKDRTYPVSTKRLVRG; translated from the coding sequence TATTGGCGCGCCGAAGCCACTTTGCTCGTCGCCGATCTGCATCTGGAAAAGATGAGCAGCTTTGCCCGCGCCGGCCAGCTTCTGCCCCCCTACGATACCGGCCTCACCCTGGCGCGGCTCGAAGCCGATCTGCGCCGCACCGGCGCCCAGCGGCTGATTTCACTCGGTGACAGTTTTCACCGCGCTGATGCTAGCAGTCTGTTAACCAATGCCGACCGGATGCGCATCGATGCGCTGACCGATAATGTCGAATGTATCTGGCTGTCCGGCAATCACGATCCCGCTCCGCACGCCCTGGGCGGCAGCTGCCGGCCCAGCCTCGAACTGGCCGGCCTTACCCTGTCGCACGAACCGCGGCGCGGCGTTTCCGGCTTGATTTCCGGGCACTTGCACCCCGCCGCCCACATCGTCATGGCCGGCCGCTCCACCCGCCGTCCCTGCTTCGTGCACGACAATCGCCTGATGATCCTGCCCGCCTATGGCAGCTCCACCGGCTCGATCAACATTCTATCCCCGCCCTTTATCGGCCTGCTACACTGGCCGGCGCTGGAAGTCACGATGTTGGGAAAAGACCGGACTTATCCGGTCAGCACCAAGAGGTTGGTGCGGGGCTAG